The Pedosphaera parvula Ellin514 genomic sequence GTAAATGAAGAAACAGAGTATTTGGAGCCGTGATGAAGCGCGCAAGAGTAGAGGGTGTTGTTGTTCCTGTTACTGACCCGGGGCCAGGACAACCCGGAAACCGAAGTCGAGGATAAAGAAGATCGGGGGGCTGCCGCCGGTGCGGTGCGCCGACCGGCAGTCCCCGGCGAGGCTGCCCCAGTCGCCGCCGCGGACCACGTGGGCCGTGCCCGAAACAGCCCCCTGAGGGTCAACGGCAATCCCCCCAGGATAGATGCCGTACCAGTCCTGGCACCACTCCCACACATTCCCATGCATGTCATACAACCCCCACGGGTTCGGTAACTTCTGCCCCACCGGATGCGTCATCATACCACTGTTGTCCTTATACCACGCGTAGTCCGTCAGGTTGGTGTAGCCCGGATCATCCCCGTAACTGAATCGCGTCGAGGTCCACGCCCGACACGCATACTCCCATTCCGCCTCTGTCGGCAGCCGATATACGCAGTTGGTTCCGATCCGGCCCGCCACCCGCTCCCGCTGCGTCAGTTGAGCACAGTAAGCCGTGGCGTCGGACCAAAACACCCTGTCCACCGGACGAGTCAGGTCATCGGAATACCCGTTGTTTGTGGTGAAGGTGCTCGGATTGTTGCCCGTCAGGGCCAGATAGTCCCCTTGCGTCACCAAATACTTCCCCATCCAATACCCCCGGCTGATCGTCACCGCCGTCTGCGGTCCCTCCCAGACCTGCCGATCCACTTCGTTGGTCGGGCTCCCCCACCGAAACGTCCCCGGCGGGATGAATACCATGTTCGTGGGAGGTGCAAACGCCACCGCCCGGTAAAACCGCTGGCCGGTCGCCGGGGCGGACTTGTCGACCCACAGATAGGGACTGGCGGGTAGTTGCAGATACTCCAGACAGCGCCACGCGCTCGCGTTGTTCGTCTGGGCCAGGTCCGTGACGTACTCGACCGAGTAAACCGTGCCCACCGCACCCGTGATGCTCAGCCCCCCATACAGTTGGAGGTTGAGTGCCGCAGGCGTCTGAGCCGAGCACCGCAGCCCCATCGCCAGAACGGTTAGGAACAGGATGGAGAGGATTCGGACATCTTTCGAGATTCGTGGCTTCATCGCAATTCCCACGCTTTAACAGTTTTTGTCAGTCAGGCCCAAGCCTCAATCCAGGCACGCAGGGCGTTGAATTATTGAAACTCGGGGTAGACGAATACACTTTTAATCTGACTGGCCCAATTGACAAGGGGAAAATGACAGTCGAGTTGGTCAACTGACTGCCGCTCACGCCGTGACCTGGCCCGGGCCCACAAGGGCGGCGGGTATTAGCATACGGCCACCAAGTTGATTACGGCTTGATGTAGGCGTTCAGTCCGACAATGACGGACTTGCCATTCACCTGGACTTCGGTCGGTTTGTTCCCGCTGGTGGTTGCGACCACCAGTGTCT encodes the following:
- a CDS encoding formylglycine-generating enzyme family protein gives rise to the protein MKPRISKDVRILSILFLTVLAMGLRCSAQTPAALNLQLYGGLSITGAVGTVYSVEYVTDLAQTNNASAWRCLEYLQLPASPYLWVDKSAPATGQRFYRAVAFAPPTNMVFIPPGTFRWGSPTNEVDRQVWEGPQTAVTISRGYWMGKYLVTQGDYLALTGNNPSTFTTNNGYSDDLTRPVDRVFWSDATAYCAQLTQRERVAGRIGTNCVYRLPTEAEWEYACRAWTSTRFSYGDDPGYTNLTDYAWYKDNSGMMTHPVGQKLPNPWGLYDMHGNVWEWCQDWYGIYPGGIAVDPQGAVSGTAHVVRGGDWGSLAGDCRSAHRTGGSPPIFFILDFGFRVVLAPGQ